One stretch of Amycolatopsis tolypomycina DNA includes these proteins:
- a CDS encoding enolase C-terminal domain-like protein — MAKIIGMEVLDVRFPTSKELDGSDAMNPDPDYSAAYVVLHADGGPDGYGLAFTIGRGNDVQAAAIRALAPHVVGRDVPEDAAALGDLSRTLVGDSQFRWLGPEKGVAHMAVGAIVNAAWDLAARRAGLPVWQFAARMTPEELVSLVDFRYLTDALTEAEALDILRRAEPGRAERAAQLEKHGYRAYSTSPGWLGYADAKLVRLAEQAVADGFEMIKLKVGGNLEDDVRRMKLARETVGPDIRIAVDANQRWDVSAAVTWMTALAPYDPYWIEEPTSPDDVLGHAAIAQALAPIKIATGEHVQNRVIFKQLLQANAISVLQLDAARVGGFNENLAILLLAAKFGIPVCPHAGGVGLCELVRHLSMFDFVAVSGTDADRSIEWVDHLHEHFTDPAVVERGRYLAPTAPGFSARMHDATLRRFRFPDGPEWTETASE, encoded by the coding sequence ATGGCGAAGATCATCGGCATGGAGGTCCTCGACGTCCGGTTCCCGACGTCGAAGGAGCTCGACGGCTCGGACGCGATGAACCCCGACCCGGACTACTCCGCCGCCTACGTCGTGCTGCACGCCGACGGCGGCCCGGACGGCTACGGCCTCGCGTTCACCATCGGCCGCGGCAACGACGTCCAGGCCGCCGCGATCCGCGCGCTCGCCCCGCACGTCGTCGGCCGGGACGTCCCCGAAGACGCGGCCGCCCTCGGCGACCTGTCCCGCACGCTCGTCGGCGACTCGCAGTTCCGCTGGCTGGGCCCGGAAAAGGGCGTCGCGCACATGGCCGTCGGCGCGATCGTCAACGCCGCGTGGGACCTCGCCGCGCGCCGCGCCGGCCTGCCGGTCTGGCAGTTCGCGGCGCGGATGACGCCCGAAGAGCTCGTCTCCCTGGTCGACTTCCGCTACCTGACCGACGCGCTCACCGAAGCCGAGGCCCTGGACATCCTGCGCCGCGCCGAACCCGGCCGGGCCGAACGCGCCGCCCAGCTGGAAAAGCACGGCTACCGCGCCTACAGCACGTCACCCGGCTGGCTCGGGTACGCGGACGCGAAACTCGTGCGGCTGGCCGAGCAGGCCGTCGCCGACGGCTTCGAGATGATCAAGCTCAAGGTCGGCGGCAACCTCGAGGACGACGTCCGCCGCATGAAACTGGCGCGGGAGACCGTCGGCCCGGACATCCGGATCGCCGTCGACGCCAACCAGCGCTGGGACGTCTCCGCCGCGGTCACCTGGATGACCGCGCTCGCGCCCTACGACCCGTACTGGATCGAGGAACCGACGTCCCCGGACGACGTCCTCGGGCACGCGGCCATCGCGCAGGCCCTCGCGCCCATCAAGATCGCCACCGGCGAGCACGTCCAGAACCGCGTGATCTTCAAGCAGCTGCTGCAGGCGAACGCCATTTCGGTGCTGCAGCTGGACGCCGCCCGCGTCGGCGGGTTCAACGAGAACCTGGCGATCCTGCTGCTGGCCGCCAAGTTCGGCATCCCGGTGTGCCCGCACGCCGGCGGCGTCGGCCTCTGCGAGCTCGTGCGGCACCTGTCGATGTTCGACTTCGTGGCGGTGTCCGGCACCGACGCGGACCGTTCGATCGAGTGGGTCGACCACCTGCACGAGCACTTCACCGACCCGGCCGTCGTCGAGCGCGGCCGGTACCTCGCCCCGACCGCACCCGGGTTCTCCGCGCGCATGCACGACGCCACGCTGCGCCGCTTCCGGTTCCCGGACGGTCCCGAGTGGACGGAGACCGCCAGTGAGTGA
- a CDS encoding fumarylacetoacetate hydrolase family protein, translating to MQLVRLGEPGSERPFVRADDGTTYELGGLTADIDGGFLAADGIARVAAALAAGELPKAAETGLRVGAPIAQPGKVVCIGMNYRRHAEETGATPPTEPVVFMKAPDVVVGPSDDVLIPRGSTSTDWEVELGVVIGKTARYLESVDEALEYVAGYVVSNDVSERALQFRTAQWDKGKSCENFNPLGPALVPASEVPDPQDLGLRLWVNGEKKQDSSTKDMIFSVAEIVHHLSQVMVLRPGDLINTGTPEGVALGRPDPKPYLRDGDVIELEIDGLGRQRQTARQA from the coding sequence GTGCAGCTTGTGCGTCTCGGAGAGCCGGGGAGTGAGCGTCCGTTCGTGCGGGCCGACGACGGCACGACCTACGAACTGGGCGGCCTCACCGCCGACATCGACGGCGGCTTCCTCGCCGCGGACGGGATCGCGAGGGTCGCCGCCGCGCTCGCCGCGGGAGAGCTGCCGAAGGCTGCGGAGACCGGCCTGCGGGTCGGCGCGCCGATCGCCCAGCCCGGCAAGGTCGTCTGCATCGGCATGAACTACCGCCGGCACGCCGAGGAGACCGGCGCGACCCCGCCCACCGAGCCCGTCGTCTTCATGAAGGCGCCGGACGTCGTGGTCGGCCCGTCCGACGACGTCCTCATCCCGCGCGGCTCCACGAGCACCGACTGGGAGGTCGAGCTCGGCGTGGTCATCGGCAAGACGGCCCGCTACCTCGAGAGCGTCGACGAAGCTCTCGAGTACGTCGCCGGCTACGTCGTCTCCAACGACGTCTCCGAGCGCGCGCTGCAGTTCCGCACCGCCCAGTGGGACAAGGGCAAGTCGTGCGAGAACTTCAACCCGCTCGGCCCCGCGCTGGTCCCCGCGAGCGAAGTGCCCGACCCCCAGGACCTCGGCCTGCGCCTGTGGGTCAACGGCGAGAAGAAGCAGGACTCGTCCACCAAGGACATGATCTTCAGCGTCGCCGAGATCGTCCACCACCTCAGCCAGGTGATGGTGCTGCGCCCCGGCGACCTGATCAACACCGGCACCCCCGAAGGCGTCGCGCTCGGCCGGCCCGACCCGAAACCGTACCTGCGCGACGGCGACGTCATCGAGCTCGAAATCGACGGGCTCGGGCGGCAGCGCCAGACCGCGAGGCAGGCCTGA